A window from gamma proteobacterium SS-5 encodes these proteins:
- the glnD gene encoding [protein-PII] uridylyltransferase, whose protein sequence is MDRPDADFNPRLIDSVSQQLQLDSPSLQAYRNTLKAGQQRLGERFARGENVEQLVGSRSRLMDEVLSAAWQQHLDEDAPACLVAVGGYGRGELHPHSDVDLLILIEAEDAANNEALGRLLTFFWDIGLEVGHSLRTLEQCHHEALADVSVITNLMESRYLCGRRGLFQAMREDIEPQRIWSSEDFFAAKLEEQQQRHRKFGGSSYNLEPNIKEGPGGLRDIQIIGWVAKRHYGVETMFGLVRHGFLTAQEYGTLMDGQRLLWRIRFALHLLTGRREDRLLFDHQRTLAARFGYQDEDNNLAVEQFMQCYYRTIMGLNRLNDMLLQLFREAIVLHGQSCIPQPINRRFQSCNGYLEVVDEQVFQREPYALLELFLLLSQNPQLQGVRANTIRLIRHHRHLIDDGFRNDLRNRALFMELLRQPGGCVTELRRMNRYGILAAYLPAFANIVGRMQYDLFHVYTVDEHSLFVMRNLSRLLGPEADNPFRIPQDIPRRIAKPELLYLAALFHDIAKGRGGDHSELGEAEARRFCQQHLLSEHDTELVAWLVRQHLLMSITAQRRDISDPEVIAEFAAIVGDANRLNHLLLLTLADGQATNPGRWSAWKEALLGELHRAASRALQRGLDNPQDQEDLIAEKCAQALSLLQSSGLDTQQIEALWQEFDAHFFLHNQADEIARQTQAVLSTPLRQLPLIRISDDEGRASSEVMIYTRDRKQLFALITGLLDRLGLNIVDARLQTTRDGYTLNNYRILEENGDPVLDARRKQEIADRLRQLLLMRSPMDPKASRRMARRLRHFDTSTRIQFNDEDGYPYSLLHLVTGDRPGLLARIGLALSDCGTRLHGARIATLGEVAEDIFYLTGPDGMTLDQAQRQCIEQALRQRLEV, encoded by the coding sequence ATGGACCGGCCTGATGCGGACTTCAACCCCCGCCTGATCGACAGCGTCAGCCAGCAGTTGCAGCTGGACAGCCCCAGCCTGCAGGCCTATCGCAACACCCTCAAGGCCGGCCAGCAGCGGCTGGGGGAGCGCTTTGCCCGGGGCGAGAACGTGGAGCAACTGGTCGGCTCGCGCAGTCGGCTGATGGACGAGGTGCTCTCCGCCGCCTGGCAGCAACACCTGGACGAGGACGCACCGGCCTGTCTGGTGGCCGTGGGCGGCTACGGCCGGGGCGAGCTGCACCCCCATTCCGACGTCGATCTGCTGATCCTGATCGAGGCCGAGGACGCAGCCAACAACGAGGCCCTGGGCCGCCTGCTCACCTTCTTCTGGGACATAGGCCTGGAGGTGGGACACAGCCTGCGCACCCTGGAGCAGTGCCACCACGAGGCCTTGGCCGATGTCAGCGTGATCACCAATCTGATGGAATCCCGCTATCTGTGCGGCCGCCGTGGCCTGTTCCAGGCCATGCGCGAAGACATAGAACCGCAGCGCATCTGGTCCAGCGAGGACTTCTTCGCCGCCAAGCTGGAAGAACAGCAGCAGCGCCACCGCAAGTTCGGCGGCAGCTCCTACAACCTGGAGCCGAACATCAAGGAAGGCCCCGGCGGCCTGCGCGACATCCAGATCATCGGCTGGGTGGCCAAGCGCCACTACGGCGTGGAGACCATGTTCGGCCTGGTGCGCCATGGCTTCCTCACGGCCCAGGAATACGGCACCCTGATGGACGGCCAGCGCCTGCTCTGGCGCATCCGCTTTGCCCTGCACCTGCTCACCGGCCGCCGCGAGGACCGCCTGCTGTTCGACCACCAGCGCACCCTGGCGGCCCGCTTCGGCTACCAGGACGAGGACAACAACCTGGCGGTGGAGCAATTCATGCAGTGCTACTACCGCACCATCATGGGCCTGAACCGGCTCAACGACATGCTCCTGCAGCTGTTCCGCGAGGCCATAGTGCTGCACGGTCAATCCTGCATCCCGCAGCCCATCAACCGCCGTTTTCAATCCTGCAACGGCTATCTGGAGGTGGTCGATGAGCAGGTCTTCCAGCGCGAGCCCTATGCCTTGCTGGAGCTGTTTCTGCTCTTGTCGCAGAACCCCCAGCTACAGGGGGTGCGGGCCAATACCATTCGCCTGATCCGCCACCACCGCCATCTGATCGACGATGGCTTCCGTAACGACCTGCGCAATCGCGCCCTGTTCATGGAATTGCTGCGCCAACCCGGCGGCTGCGTCACCGAACTACGGCGAATGAACCGTTACGGCATACTCGCCGCCTACCTGCCCGCCTTTGCCAACATCGTCGGCCGCATGCAGTACGACCTGTTCCATGTCTATACGGTGGACGAGCACAGCCTGTTTGTGATGCGCAACCTCAGCCGCCTGCTCGGTCCCGAGGCCGACAACCCCTTTCGTATCCCACAGGATATCCCGCGCCGTATCGCCAAGCCCGAACTGCTCTACCTGGCCGCCCTGTTCCACGACATCGCCAAGGGCCGAGGCGGTGACCACTCGGAGCTGGGCGAGGCCGAGGCGCGCCGGTTTTGCCAGCAGCACCTGCTCAGTGAGCACGACACCGAGCTGGTGGCCTGGCTGGTGCGCCAGCACCTGCTCATGTCCATCACCGCCCAGCGCAGGGACATCAGCGACCCCGAGGTTATTGCCGAATTTGCCGCCATCGTCGGCGATGCCAACCGCCTCAACCACCTGCTGCTGCTTACCCTGGCCGATGGTCAGGCCACCAACCCAGGCCGCTGGAGCGCCTGGAAGGAGGCCCTGCTCGGGGAGCTGCACCGGGCCGCCAGCCGGGCCTTGCAGCGGGGCCTGGACAACCCCCAGGATCAAGAAGACCTGATCGCGGAAAAGTGTGCCCAGGCCCTGTCCCTGCTCCAGTCCAGCGGGCTGGATACGCAGCAGATCGAGGCCCTGTGGCAGGAGTTCGACGCCCACTTCTTCCTCCACAATCAGGCCGACGAGATCGCCAGACAGACCCAGGCGGTGCTGTCCACCCCGCTGCGCCAGCTGCCGCTGATCCGCATCAGTGATGACGAGGGACGGGCCAGCAGCGAGGTGATGATCTACACCCGTGACCGCAAGCAACTGTTCGCCCTGATCACCGGCCTGCTCGACCGGCTCGGGCTGAATATCGTCGATGCCCGCCTGCAGACCACCCGCGATGGCTATACCCTGAACAACTACAGAATACTGGAGGAGAACGGCGACCCGGTGCTGGATGCCCGGCGCAAACAGGAGATCGCCGACCGCCTGCGCCAATTGCTGCTCATGCGCAGCCCCATGGACCCCAAGGCATCCCGCCGCATGGCGCGGCGGCTGCGGCACTTCGATACCAGTACCCGCATCCAGTTCAACGATGAGGACGGCTACCCCTACAGCCTGCTGCACCTGGTCACCGGCGACCGCCCCGGCCTGCTGGCCCGCATCGGCCTGGCCCTGTCCGACTGCGGCACGCGCCTGCACGGGGCCAGAATCGCCACCCTGGGCGAGGTGGCCGAAGACATCTTCTACCTCACCGGCCCCGACGGCATGACCCTGGATCAGGCCCAACGTCAATGCATAGAACAGGCCCTGCGCCAACGCCTGGAGGTCTGA
- the adk gene encoding adenylate kinase, translated as MRVILLGGPGAGKGTQAGFVKERYGIPQISTGDMLRAHVKAGTDLGKAAKKIMDEGGLVSDDIIMGMVKERITEDDCQNGYLFDGFPRTIPQAEALKAAGVPIDAVVEIDVPDAEIIKRMSGRRVHLASGRTYHVEFNPPKVAGKDDETGEDLIQRDDDQEETVKARLKVYHDQTEPLIAFYSKEADGGDCTYLKINGVGGVDDIKGQIFTGLDAVKG; from the coding sequence ATGCGAGTGATTTTGTTAGGTGGCCCCGGTGCGGGCAAGGGTACTCAGGCCGGTTTCGTCAAGGAGCGTTACGGTATTCCGCAGATCTCTACCGGTGACATGCTGCGCGCCCACGTCAAGGCGGGTACCGATCTGGGCAAGGCGGCGAAGAAGATCATGGATGAGGGCGGTTTGGTCTCGGATGACATCATCATGGGCATGGTCAAGGAGCGCATCACCGAGGATGACTGCCAGAACGGCTACCTGTTCGACGGCTTCCCCCGCACCATCCCCCAGGCCGAGGCGCTGAAGGCCGCTGGGGTGCCGATCGATGCCGTGGTGGAGATCGACGTGCCCGATGCGGAGATCATCAAGCGCATGTCCGGCCGCCGTGTTCACCTGGCCTCGGGGCGTACCTATCACGTTGAATTCAATCCGCCCAAGGTGGCGGGCAAGGACGATGAGACCGGCGAGGACCTGATCCAGCGCGATGACGATCAGGAAGAGACGGTCAAGGCCCGACTCAAGGTCTATCACGACCAGACCGAGCCCCTGATTGCCTTCTACTCCAAAGAGGCAGATGGCGGTGACTGCACCTACCTGAAGATCAACGGCGTGGGCGGGGTGGATGACATCAAGGGTCAGATCTTTACCGGCCTGGATGCCGTCAAGGGCTGA
- the pssA gene encoding CDP-diacylglycerol--serine O-phosphatidyltransferase yields the protein MSEPEPSEQDCDKKARPRGIYLLPNLFTTAALFGGFFAILSAINGRYEAAVLAIFVAMLLDGLDGRVARLTNTQSAFGAEYDSLSDMVAFGLAPSLVIYLWALQGLGKIGWLAAFVYTAGAALRLARFNTQIKMADKRWFQGLPSPAAAAMLAATLWMAVDRDLGADGLAWPAALLTLLLGLLMVSNIRYHSFKEFDPRDRIPFVALVVIMLGFAVFVLHPPTILFVGFLLYVCSGPVLTLMQLKERRAVRKKESVT from the coding sequence ATGTCAGAGCCAGAACCTTCCGAGCAAGACTGCGACAAGAAGGCCCGCCCCAGGGGTATCTACCTGTTGCCCAATCTGTTCACCACCGCCGCCCTGTTCGGTGGCTTCTTCGCCATCCTCTCGGCCATCAATGGCCGTTATGAGGCGGCGGTGCTGGCCATCTTCGTCGCCATGCTGCTGGACGGTCTGGATGGCCGGGTGGCGCGCCTGACCAACACCCAATCGGCCTTTGGGGCCGAGTACGACAGCCTGTCCGACATGGTCGCCTTTGGCCTGGCTCCCTCCCTGGTGATCTACCTCTGGGCCCTGCAGGGCCTGGGCAAGATCGGCTGGCTGGCGGCCTTTGTCTATACCGCCGGTGCCGCCCTGCGCCTGGCCCGCTTCAACACCCAGATCAAAATGGCCGACAAGCGCTGGTTTCAGGGTCTGCCCAGCCCGGCGGCGGCGGCCATGCTTGCCGCCACCCTGTGGATGGCGGTGGACCGCGACTTGGGTGCCGATGGCCTGGCCTGGCCCGCAGCCCTGCTGACCCTGCTGCTGGGTCTGCTCATGGTCAGTAATATTCGCTACCACAGCTTCAAGGAATTCGACCCCCGCGACCGCATCCCCTTCGTCGCCCTGGTGGTGATCATGCTCGGCTTCGCCGTGTTTGTGCTGCACCCGCCCACCATACTCTTCGTCGGCTTCCTGCTCTATGTCTGTTCCGGCCCGGTGCTGACCCTGATGCAGTTGAAGGAACGCCGCGCAGTACGGAAGAAAGAATCCGTCACATGA
- the ilvC gene encoding ketol-acid reductoisomerase, whose translation MNIYYDKDCDLSLIKNKKVVIIGYGSQGHAHANNLKDSGVDVSVALRPGSASAAKAQAAGLSVGSVEDAVKDADVVMVLTPDEFQSQLYKEKLEPNLKQGAALAFAHGFAIHYNQIVPREDLDVIMIAPKAPGHTVRSEFEKGGGIPDLIAVHQNASGQAKELALSYASAIGGGRTGIIETSFKDETETDLFGEQAVLCGGAVELVKAGFETLTEAGYAPEMAYFECLHELKLIVDLMYEGGIANMNYSISNNAEYGEYVTGPKVINAESRQAMRQALHDIQTGEYAKQFVAEGQLNYPSMTAYRRLNAAHPIEQTGEKLRAMMPWIKKIVDKSKN comes from the coding sequence ATCAATATCTACTACGACAAAGACTGCGACCTCTCCCTGATCAAGAACAAAAAGGTCGTCATCATCGGCTACGGTTCCCAGGGCCATGCCCACGCCAACAACCTGAAGGACTCCGGCGTGGATGTCAGCGTTGCCCTGCGTCCCGGTTCCGCCTCCGCCGCCAAGGCCCAGGCCGCTGGCCTGTCGGTGGGCTCGGTGGAGGATGCGGTGAAAGACGCGGACGTCGTCATGGTGCTCACCCCGGATGAGTTTCAATCCCAGCTGTACAAGGAAAAGCTCGAACCCAACCTCAAACAGGGTGCCGCCCTGGCCTTTGCCCACGGCTTTGCCATCCACTACAACCAGATCGTGCCACGCGAAGACCTGGACGTGATCATGATCGCCCCCAAGGCCCCTGGCCACACGGTACGCTCCGAGTTTGAAAAGGGCGGTGGCATCCCGGATCTGATCGCCGTGCACCAGAACGCCAGCGGCCAGGCCAAGGAACTGGCCCTGTCCTACGCCTCCGCCATCGGCGGCGGCCGCACCGGCATCATCGAAACCAGCTTCAAGGACGAGACCGAGACCGACCTGTTCGGCGAACAGGCGGTGCTCTGCGGCGGCGCCGTGGAGCTGGTCAAGGCCGGTTTCGAGACCCTCACCGAGGCCGGCTACGCCCCGGAAATGGCCTACTTCGAGTGTCTGCACGAACTCAAGCTGATCGTTGACCTGATGTACGAAGGCGGCATCGCCAATATGAACTACTCCATCTCCAACAACGCCGAGTACGGCGAATACGTCACCGGCCCCAAGGTGATCAACGCCGAATCGCGCCAGGCCATGCGCCAGGCCCTGCACGATATCCAGACCGGCGAATACGCCAAGCAATTCGTCGCCGAAGGCCAGCTGAACTATCCCTCCATGACCGCCTACCGCCGCCTCAACGCCGCCCACCCGATCGAGCAGACTGGCGAAAAGCTGCGTGCCATGATGCCCTGGATCAAGAAGATCGTGGACAAATCCAAGAACTGA
- the ilvN gene encoding acetolactate synthase small subunit produces MRHIISLLMENEAGALSRVAGLFSARGYNIESLTVAPTEDPTLSRMTLVTRGSDAIIEQITKQLNKLIDVVKLVDLSEGKNIERELMLIKVRAEKAYRDELKRLADIFRGNIIDVTETSYIIEMTGDGDKLDAFIKAVHPDMLVEVVRSGPLGIARGDKGLNL; encoded by the coding sequence ATGCGACACATTATCTCTCTGTTGATGGAAAACGAGGCCGGTGCCCTGTCCCGGGTGGCCGGTCTGTTCTCGGCCCGTGGCTACAACATCGAGTCGCTCACCGTGGCCCCCACCGAAGACCCGACCCTGTCGCGCATGACCCTGGTCACCCGTGGCAGCGATGCCATCATCGAGCAGATCACCAAGCAGCTGAACAAGCTGATCGACGTGGTCAAACTGGTGGACCTGTCCGAGGGCAAGAATATCGAGCGCGAGCTGATGCTGATCAAGGTACGCGCCGAAAAGGCCTACCGCGACGAGCTCAAGCGCCTGGCCGATATCTTTCGCGGTAACATCATCGATGTCACCGAGACCAGCTACATCATAGAAATGACCGGTGACGGTGATAAGCTGGACGCCTTCATCAAGGCAGTGCATCCGGACATGCTGGTAGAGGTGGTACGCTCCGGCCCCCTGGGCATAGCCCGCGGCGACAAGGGGCTGAATCTCTAG
- a CDS encoding acetolactate synthase 3 large subunit has protein sequence MELNGAEIVVQCLRDEGVEYVFGYPGGAVLHIYDALFEQEDVHHILVRHEQAATHAADGYARATGKPGVALVTSGPGATNAVTGIATAYMDSIPMVVLTGQVATPFIGSDAFQEVDTVGITRPCVKHNFLIKDVRHIAETIKKAFYIATSGRPGPVVVDIPKDVVDPAVRIPYVYPKKVEMRSYNPVTKGHSGQIKKAMDLILKAERPVFYTGGGVISGEAAKPLTDLVHETGFPITSTLMGLGAFPASDRQFLGMLGMHGTYEANMAMHETDVLIAVGARFDDRVTGKIAHFCPNASIVHIDIDPSSISKNVRVDVPIVGPVKQVLRDMIKMAQERKAEINGGAIKHWWERIEQWRAVDCLRYDRSAEVIKPQYAVEMLHKVTKGDAYITSDVGQHQMFAAQFYPFDKPRRWISSGGLGTMGFGLPSAMGVKFAHPKSDVAVVTGEGSIQMCIQELATCKQYNLPLKIVLLNNGYLGMVRQWQEFFYSGRYSHSYVDSLPDFVKLAESFGHVGMQVTRPGDLEAAYEEAFAMKDRLVFMDITIDPEENVYPMIEAGKGHHEMYMSPQLNAERGLA, from the coding sequence GTGGAATTGAACGGTGCCGAAATCGTTGTGCAGTGCCTGCGTGACGAAGGTGTCGAGTACGTATTCGGCTACCCCGGTGGGGCCGTGCTGCATATCTATGACGCCCTGTTCGAACAGGAGGACGTGCATCACATCCTGGTGCGTCATGAGCAGGCCGCCACCCATGCCGCCGACGGCTATGCCCGTGCCACCGGCAAGCCCGGCGTGGCCCTGGTGACCTCCGGCCCGGGTGCCACCAATGCCGTCACCGGCATAGCCACTGCCTACATGGACTCCATCCCCATGGTGGTGCTCACCGGCCAGGTGGCCACCCCCTTCATCGGCTCGGACGCCTTTCAGGAGGTGGATACCGTCGGCATCACCCGGCCCTGCGTCAAGCATAACTTCCTGATCAAGGACGTGCGCCATATCGCCGAGACCATCAAAAAGGCCTTCTATATCGCCACCAGCGGCCGCCCAGGCCCGGTGGTGGTGGACATCCCCAAGGACGTGGTGGACCCGGCGGTGCGCATCCCCTATGTGTATCCGAAAAAGGTCGAGATGCGCTCCTACAACCCGGTGACCAAGGGCCATTCCGGCCAGATCAAGAAGGCCATGGACCTGATCCTCAAGGCCGAGCGGCCGGTGTTCTATACCGGTGGCGGGGTGATCAGCGGCGAGGCCGCCAAGCCCCTGACCGACCTGGTGCATGAGACCGGCTTCCCCATCACCAGCACCCTGATGGGGCTGGGGGCCTTCCCCGCCAGCGACCGGCAGTTCCTCGGCATGTTGGGCATGCACGGCACCTATGAGGCCAACATGGCGATGCACGAGACCGATGTGCTGATCGCCGTGGGTGCCCGCTTCGATGACCGGGTCACCGGTAAGATCGCCCACTTCTGTCCCAATGCCAGCATCGTGCATATCGACATCGACCCCTCGTCGATCTCCAAGAACGTGCGCGTGGATGTGCCCATCGTTGGCCCGGTCAAGCAGGTACTGCGGGACATGATCAAGATGGCCCAGGAGCGCAAGGCGGAGATCAATGGCGGCGCGATCAAGCACTGGTGGGAGCGCATCGAGCAATGGCGCGCGGTGGACTGCCTGCGCTATGACCGCTCGGCCGAGGTGATCAAGCCCCAATACGCCGTCGAGATGCTGCACAAGGTCACCAAGGGCGATGCCTACATCACCTCGGACGTGGGTCAGCACCAGATGTTCGCCGCCCAGTTCTACCCCTTCGACAAACCCAGGCGCTGGATCAGTTCCGGCGGCCTGGGCACCATGGGCTTCGGCCTGCCCTCGGCGATGGGGGTCAAGTTTGCCCATCCCAAGTCCGACGTGGCGGTGGTAACCGGCGAGGGCAGCATACAGATGTGCATACAGGAGCTTGCCACCTGCAAACAATACAATCTGCCATTGAAGATAGTTCTGCTCAATAACGGCTACCTGGGCATGGTCCGTCAGTGGCAGGAATTCTTCTACTCCGGGCGCTATTCCCACTCCTATGTCGATTCCCTGCCGGACTTCGTCAAACTGGCCGAGAGCTTCGGCCACGTCGGCATGCAGGTGACCCGTCCGGGGGACCTGGAGGCCGCCTATGAAGAGGCCTTTGCCATGAAGGATCGGCTGGTGTTCATGGATATCACCATAGATCCCGAGGAGAATGTCTATCCCATGATCGAGGCCGGCAAGGGCCACCATGAAATGTATATGTCACCGCAACTGAACGCTGAGCGGGGGTTGGCCTGA
- the ychF gene encoding redox-regulated ATPase YchF has translation MGFKCGIVGLPNVGKSTLFNALTKAAIAAENYPFCTIDPNVGVVPLPDPRLDVIAAIVKPQAIIPTSMQFVDIAGLVAGASRGEGLGNKFLANIRETDAVAHVVRCFENDDIVHVAGKIDPLADIEVINTELALADLESVERALDRVNRQAKTGDKKILARKELLGRIQAHLDTGAPVRSLGLDKDQQQEIRDLFLLTIKPCMYIANVSEDGFDNNPALAAVEQYAAAEGAVVVAVCAAIEMELVELDDAERRLFLDDLGLDEPGLNRVVRAGYQLLGLQTYFTAGEKEVRAWTLPVGATAPQAAGVIHSDFERGFIRAEVIGYEDFVKAKGEQGAKEAGKLRSEGKEYIVKDGDVIHFRFNV, from the coding sequence ATGGGTTTCAAATGCGGTATCGTCGGCCTGCCCAATGTAGGCAAATCGACCCTGTTCAACGCCTTGACCAAGGCCGCCATCGCGGCGGAAAACTACCCCTTCTGCACCATAGACCCCAACGTCGGCGTGGTGCCGCTGCCCGACCCGAGGCTGGATGTCATCGCCGCCATCGTCAAGCCCCAAGCGATCATCCCCACCAGTATGCAGTTTGTGGATATCGCCGGTCTGGTGGCCGGTGCCTCCCGTGGCGAGGGGCTGGGCAACAAGTTCCTCGCCAATATCCGCGAGACCGATGCCGTGGCCCACGTCGTGCGCTGCTTCGAGAACGACGACATAGTCCATGTCGCCGGCAAGATCGATCCCCTGGCCGACATCGAAGTCATCAACACCGAACTCGCCCTGGCCGACCTGGAGAGCGTGGAGCGGGCCCTGGATCGGGTCAACCGTCAGGCCAAGACCGGCGACAAGAAAATCCTTGCCCGCAAGGAGTTGCTGGGGCGCATCCAGGCCCACCTCGACACCGGCGCACCGGTGCGCAGCCTGGGTCTGGACAAGGACCAGCAGCAGGAGATCCGCGATCTCTTCCTGCTCACCATCAAGCCCTGCATGTACATCGCTAACGTCAGCGAGGACGGCTTCGACAACAACCCCGCCCTGGCTGCGGTGGAGCAATACGCCGCCGCCGAGGGCGCGGTGGTGGTGGCGGTGTGCGCCGCCATCGAGATGGAGCTTGTGGAGCTGGATGACGCCGAGCGCCGCCTATTTCTCGACGACCTGGGCCTGGACGAGCCGGGTCTGAACCGGGTGGTGCGGGCCGGCTATCAGCTGCTCGGCCTGCAGACCTATTTCACCGCCGGCGAGAAGGAGGTACGCGCCTGGACCCTACCGGTGGGTGCCACCGCACCCCAGGCCGCCGGGGTGATCCACAGCGATTTCGAGCGCGGCTTCATCCGCGCCGAGGTCATAGGCTATGAGGACTTCGTCAAGGCCAAGGGCGAACAGGGGGCCAAAGAGGCCGGCAAGCTACGCTCCGAGGGCAAGGAATACATCGTCAAGGACGGCGACGTAATCCATTTTCGGTTCAACGTCTAA
- a CDS encoding STAS domain-containing protein — translation MAIQVTDNDNEVTLAIDGRFDFSQHREFSSAYKAFEKGSKSFVVDLSRVQYMDSSAMGMLLQLREHAKKGGNESVVLSNPTPGVADILRIANFEKLFKVQ, via the coding sequence ATGGCAATACAGGTAACAGACAACGACAACGAGGTGACCCTGGCCATCGACGGGCGCTTTGACTTCTCCCAGCACCGGGAATTCTCTTCCGCCTACAAGGCCTTTGAGAAGGGCAGCAAGAGCTTCGTGGTGGATCTCTCCAGGGTGCAGTACATGGACAGCTCGGCCATGGGCATGTTGCTGCAGCTGCGCGAACACGCCAAAAAGGGCGGCAATGAGTCAGTGGTACTGTCCAATCCCACCCCAGGCGTGGCGGATATTCTGCGCATCGCCAATTTCGAGAAGCTGTTCAAGGTGCAGTGA
- a CDS encoding SpoIIE family protein phosphatase — MTHPLAPKPNPCAQTLFLLVGEPQALAEPLRVLNGLAQQLASCRLAQLLHSWREQRPEAVLIQAPAEDAADAWQGLLDALRHLRELAAAEPLVLLLGQVTTARAEAFIQAGGDDLLPDAEEASLFRLRLSHHCSCLQRRQELVGYRALVAREEAVAQTVLASVVRDDLQQELSNLRWRLSPRALYNGDLILAAKSPMGKIYLLLGSFPGYGLAASIGVLPVAEIFYTMTAKGFGLVDILLEINQRLKALLPSEGFFAASLLEIDLEQGGGAIWNGGLSCMLLQRADGAAQRLGSQHTPLAILDNAQLGRGLEPFTLQQGDHLLLATGGRGQQPSEALPWPIALDGLAACLGPDLEQTLEQVSQHLRQRLGRDEISLLVLRMGARLARKPAGEREILRGGGSSTCWHYDILLDPDTLRNLDPRPMLTQLLVEVQGLQDHREQLYTLVAELFSNALEHGVLRLDSGLKSSPEGFAEYYQEREQRLEQVQQGFVRFSLDHQPSSDGGILSMEVEDSGPGFDYQNKGQGSLALDGLSGRGIGLIRKMAEDVVYFSPGNRVKITYPWTRNPGQAKG; from the coding sequence TTGACCCATCCCCTCGCACCCAAGCCCAACCCCTGTGCCCAAACCCTTTTTCTGCTGGTCGGCGAGCCACAGGCCCTGGCCGAGCCGCTGCGCGTGCTCAACGGGCTGGCGCAGCAGCTGGCCAGTTGTCGGCTGGCCCAGCTGCTGCATAGCTGGCGCGAGCAGCGGCCCGAGGCGGTACTCATCCAGGCCCCGGCGGAGGACGCGGCAGACGCCTGGCAGGGCCTGCTCGATGCCCTGCGCCACCTGCGTGAGCTGGCTGCGGCAGAGCCCTTGGTGCTGCTGCTCGGCCAGGTCACAACGGCACGGGCCGAGGCTTTCATCCAGGCCGGTGGCGATGACCTGCTGCCGGATGCTGAAGAGGCGTCCCTGTTCCGCCTGCGTCTGAGCCACCACTGTAGCTGTTTGCAACGGCGTCAGGAGCTGGTTGGCTACCGCGCCCTGGTGGCGCGTGAGGAGGCGGTGGCGCAGACCGTGCTGGCCAGCGTGGTGCGTGATGACCTGCAACAGGAGCTGTCCAATCTGCGCTGGCGGCTATCGCCCCGGGCGCTGTACAACGGCGATCTGATCCTGGCGGCAAAATCCCCCATGGGCAAGATCTACCTGCTGCTGGGGAGCTTTCCCGGCTATGGCCTGGCCGCCTCCATCGGCGTCCTGCCGGTGGCGGAGATCTTCTACACCATGACCGCCAAGGGCTTTGGCCTGGTGGACATACTGCTGGAGATCAACCAGCGCCTCAAGGCACTGCTGCCCAGCGAGGGCTTTTTTGCCGCCAGCCTGCTGGAGATCGACCTGGAGCAGGGCGGGGGTGCGATTTGGAACGGCGGTCTATCCTGCATGTTGCTGCAACGGGCCGATGGCGCGGCGCAGCGGCTCGGCTCCCAGCACACCCCCTTGGCGATACTGGACAATGCCCAGCTCGGTCGCGGCCTGGAGCCCTTCACCCTGCAGCAGGGTGACCACCTGCTGCTGGCCACCGGCGGCCGCGGCCAGCAGCCTTCCGAGGCCCTGCCCTGGCCCATCGCCCTGGATGGCCTGGCCGCCTGCCTGGGGCCCGATCTGGAACAGACCCTGGAGCAGGTCAGCCAACACCTGCGCCAGCGTCTGGGGCGGGATGAGATCAGCCTGCTGGTGCTGCGCATGGGCGCGCGCCTGGCGCGCAAGCCGGCCGGGGAGCGGGAGATATTGCGCGGTGGCGGCAGCAGCACCTGCTGGCACTACGATATCCTGCTCGACCCCGATACCCTGCGCAACCTGGACCCGCGCCCCATGCTCACCCAATTACTGGTGGAGGTGCAGGGGCTGCAAGACCACCGTGAGCAGCTCTATACCCTGGTGGCGGAGTTGTTTTCCAATGCCCTGGAGCATGGCGTACTGCGCCTGGATTCGGGGCTCAAATCCAGCCCCGAGGGCTTTGCCGAGTATTATCAGGAGCGGGAGCAGCGCCTGGAACAGGTGCAGCAGGGCTTCGTCCGCTTCAGCCTGGACCACCAGCCGAGCAGCGATGGCGGCATCCTCAGCATGGAGGTGGAAGACAGCGGGCCAGGCTTCGATTACCAGAACAAGGGGCAGGGTAGCCTGGCCCTGGATGGCCTCAGCGGTCGCGGCATAGGCCTGATCCGCAAGATGGCCGAGGACGTGGTCTATTTTTCCCCCGGCAACAGGGTTAAAATCACCTATCCCTGGACGCGCAACCCAGGCCAGGCAAAGGGCTGA